The following proteins come from a genomic window of Nicotiana tomentosiformis chromosome 12, ASM39032v3, whole genome shotgun sequence:
- the LOC104111466 gene encoding probable inositol transporter 2, producing the protein MEGGVGHGTDATAFKECLALSYKNPYVLRLAFSAGIGGLLFGYDTGVISGALLYIRDDFKDVDRNTVLQESIVSMAVAGAIIGAAIGGWLNDKFGRRTAILIADFLFFVGAVIMASAVNSALLIVGRIFVGLGVGMASMTAPLYISEASPAKIRGALVSTNGFLITGGQFLSYLINLAFTKAPGTWRWMLGVAGLPALLQFILMLLLPESPRWLYRKGRQEEAKAILRKIYSAEQVEVEIQALKESVDKEIEENKASEGINLFKLCQTKTVRRGLIAGVGLQIFQQFVGINTVMYYSPTIIQLAGIASNQTALLLSLVTAGLNAFGSIISIYFIDRTGRKKLLVISLIGVMISLGFLSAVFYEATSTSPAVSMAETSHFAATFTCPAYHNAASATSWDCTRCLKASPDCGFCASPQNKLLPGACLISNDTIKDACHDQDRLWYTRGCPSKYGWLALLGLALYIIFFSPGMGTVPWIVNSEIYPLRFRGICGGIAATANWISNLIVAQSFLSLTHAIGTSWTFLVFGVLSVVALVFVLICVPETKGLPIEEIEKILERRGLHLMFWKKRANEKNGGEVDAKKEGGGDV; encoded by the exons ATGGAAGGAGGAGTGGGTCATGGAACTGATGCAACAGCTTTCAAAGAATGTTTAGCTCTTTCATACAAAAATCCTTATGTTCTTCGCCTTGCTTTCTCTGCTGGAATTGGTGGCCTTCTCTTTGGCTATGATACCG GAGTGATCTCAGGAGCTCTGCTTTATATTAGGGATGACTTCAAAGATGTTGATAGGAATACCGTCTTACAG GAATCTATAGTGAGCATGGCTGTGGCTGGAGCAATCATAGGAGCAGCAATTGGTGGATGGTTAAATGACAAATTTGGAAGAAGAACTGCAATACTCATAGCTGATTTCCTCTTCTTTGTTGGAGCTGTGATTATGGCATCAGCAGTGAATTCAGCACTTCTTATTGTTGGTAGAATTTTTGTTGGACTTGGTGTAGGAATGGCATCAATGACTGCTCCTTTGTACATATCAGAGGCTTCTCCTGCTAAAATTAGAGGTGCCCTTGTTAGCACTAATGGATTTCTCATTACTGGTGGCCAATTCTTGTCTTACCTTATTAACCTTGCTTTTACCAAG GCACCAGGGACCTGGAGATGGATGCTTGGAGTAGCAGGATTGCCAGCCCTCCTCCAGTTCATACTTATGCTTCTTCTTCCTGAATCACCTCGTTGGCTTTATCGCAAG GGGAGGCAAGAGGAAGCCAAAGCAATACTAAGGAAGATATATTCAGCTGAGCAAGTTGAAGTGGAAATTCAAGCTCTTAAAGAATCAGTAGacaaagaaatagaagaaaacaAAGCATCTGAGGGTATCAATCTCTTCAAACTATGCCAGACGAAAACAGTTCGTCGGGGACTAATAGCTGGAGTTGGTCTCCAGATTTTCCAGCAATTTGTTGGCATAAACACTGTCATGTATTACAGTCCAACTATCATTCAACTAGCTGGAATTGCCTCGAACCAGACAGCTCTCCTTCTATCGCTTGTCACAGCCGGACTAAACGCTTTTGGCTCGATTATTAGTATATATTTCATAGACAGGACAGGGAGGAAGAAACTTCTTGTGATCAGCTTGATTGGTGTTATGATTTCTCTAGGTTTTTTGTCAGCAGTTTTCTATGAGGCTACTTCAACTTCACCAGCAGTTAGTATGGCTGAGACATCTCATTTTGCAGCAACATTTACTTGTCCTGCTTACCATAATGCTGCTTCTGCTACTTCTTGGGATTGTACTAGGTGTCTTAAAGCTTCTCCTGATTGTGGCTTCTGTGCTTCACCTCAAAATAAG TTGCTACCTGGGGCATGTCTCATCTCTAATGATACAATTAAGGATGCTTGTCATGATCAAGATAGGTTATGGTACACAAGAGGATGTCCAAGTAAATATGGATGGCTAGCCCTACTCGGGCTAGCGCTATACATCATATTTTTTTCTCCAGGAATGGGTACCGTTCCATGGATTGTTAACTCGGAGATATACCCTTTAAGATTCAGAGGAATTTGTGGAGGAATAGCTGCAACAGCAAACTGGATTTCAAACCTTATTGTAGCACAATCTTTCTTGTCATTGACACATGCTATTGGAACATCATGGACATTTCTTGTATTTGGAGTTCTCTCTGTTGTAGCCCTAGTTTTTGTCCTGATTTGTGTTCCAGAAACTAAGGGACTTCCAATTGAGGAAATTGAGAAGATTTTGGAGAGAAGAGGTCTACATTTGATGTTTTGGAAGAAAAGGGCTAATGAGAAGAATGGTGGAGAAGTTGATGCAAAGAAAGAAGGGGGAGGAGATGTATGA